In Jaculus jaculus isolate mJacJac1 chromosome 11, mJacJac1.mat.Y.cur, whole genome shotgun sequence, the following proteins share a genomic window:
- the Trmt44 gene encoding probable tRNA (uracil-O(2)-)-methyltransferase isoform X2: MTGGIWRLRRAMCIRFSSVTVTENERWYSDGVVYPKPTWLGGELLARLTRWAVESRKSELKSTLSLVSVMRYSKVYQELKEKYRSMVKVWPEVTDPEKFVYEDVAIATYLLILWEEERAERGVTAKQSFVDLGCGNGLLVHILSSEGHPGRGIDVRRRKIWDLYGPQTQLEEGVITPSDETLFPGVDWVIGNHSDELTPWIPVIAARSSYDCRFFVLPCCFFDFVGRYRRRQSRKTQYREYLDFILEVGLSCGFCVQEDCLRIPSTKRACLIGKSRTYLPTAEAWMDEQRTQYLHSRRGHPQSLPGEEHVLSVSRFASSDGGHRTFDAGTECVPEILAAECGAGPPTKGSWLPGFHPREKAEPVRNCATLPRDFIDQVVLQVANLLLGGKKLNTERSQDGSLQTWNGGGSLSLAEVARELDPETLWQLKRECGGLKTLLRNCHQVFEVHNGQVHIRDWRQELQKEKPSEAKRSQSSEAVKTRICWFFAHHPDGCALSAACCPFAHGPEELRPPRMFKKQRPVHSGATSSSEPGH, translated from the exons ATGACAGGGGGAATTTGGAGGTTAAGAAGAGCAATGTGTATCAGATTCAGCTCAGTCACAGTGACGGAGAATG AGAGGTGGTATTCAGATGGCGTTGTTTATCCCAAGCCTACCTGGCTTGGAGGAGAACTtctggccaggctgaccaggTGGGCCGTGGAGAGCAGGAAGAGCGAGCTTAAAAGCACTCTTTCCCTCGTGTCCGTCATGCGCTACAGCAAGGTGTACCAGGAACTTAAAGAGAAGTACAGGAGCATGGTCAAG GTGTGGCCTGAAGTAACAGATCCTGAAAAGTTTGTATATGAAGATGTGGCTATTGCTACCTACCTGCTG aTCCTGTGGGAAGAGGAAAGAGCTGAGAGGGGAGTTACTGCCAAGCAGTCCTTTGTGGACTTGGGGTGTGGAAATGGCCTCCTAGTCCACATCTTGAGCAGTGAGGGG CATCCAGGCAGAGGGATTGATGTCCGAAGAAGAAAAATCTGGGACCTGTATGGACCTCAGACTCAGCTGGAG GAAGGGGTGATCACTCCAAGTGATGAGACCTTGTTCCCTGGTGTTGATTGGGTGATTGGTAACCATTCCGATGAGCTCACCCCTTGGATACCTGTCATCGCAGCCAG GTCTTCCTACGACTGCAGGTTCTTCGTCCTGCCCTGTTGCTTCTTTGACTTTGTGGGGCGATACCGCCGGCGTCAGAGCAGGAAGACGCAGTACCGGGAGTACCTGGACTTCATACTGGAGGTGGGGCTGTCCTGCGGCTTCTGTGTACAGGAGGACTGCCTCAGGATTCCTTCCACCAAGCGG GCCTGCCTCATTGGGAAAAGCAGAACATATCTACCCACTGCAGAGGCTTGGATGGATGAGCAAAGGACACAGTACCTCCATAGCAGGCGGGGTCACCCCCAGAGCCTGCCTGGTGAGGAACATGTACTGTCTGTGTCCCGGTTTGCTTCCAGTGATGGTGGTCACAGAACCTTCGATGCCGGGACTGAGTGTGTGCCTGAGATCCTGGCTGCTGAGTGTGGAGCAGGACCCCCCACCAAAGGGTCCTGGCTGCCTGGGTTCCACCCTAGAGAAAAAGCTGAGCCTGTGAGGAACTGTGCCACTCTCCCTCGAGACTTCATCGACCAGGTGGTTTTGCAGGTGGCAAATTTGTTGTTAGGTGGGAAGAAGTTAAACACAGAAAGATCTCAGGATGGGAGCTTGCAGACCTGGAATGGCGGAG GGAGCCTTTCCTTGGCAGAAGTGGCCAGGGAGCTGGATCCTGAGACACTGTGGCAGCTGAAGCGGGAGTGTGGGGGCCTGAAGACACTGCTCAGGAACTGCCACCAGGTGTTTGAAG TTCACAATGGGCAAGTTCACATTCGTGACTGGCGACAGGAGCTGCAAAAGGAGAAGCCGTCTGAGGCCAAGCGGAGCCAGTCCTCAGAGGCTGTCAAGACACGCATCTGCTGGTTCTTCGCTCACCATCCTGATGGCTGCGCGCTGTCTGCTGCCTGCTGCCCATTCGCCCATGGGCCTGAGGAGTTGCGCCCACCTCGGATGTTCAAGAAGCAAAGGCCGGTCCATTCAGGagccacttcctccagtgagCCAGGCCACTAA
- the Trmt44 gene encoding probable tRNA (uracil-O(2)-)-methyltransferase isoform X1, which produces MAQVGRARVDGPGALLPAGFWSAVAVWVERPQVANKRLCGARLEARRKAAWAESRGRPGPGQASPEGARGPGLPGREPAAADPGLRPLKAGARDPAADLDSLWQRFSPSLADGHPAMLAFLAGSGAGSQPEAPGELELVLRTVIPKTSPHRPLAVPKREVVVHDVLSGTVTFLPLEEDDRGNLEVKKSNVYQIQLSHSDGEWFISVLIFCPERWYSDGVVYPKPTWLGGELLARLTRWAVESRKSELKSTLSLVSVMRYSKVYQELKEKYRSMVKVWPEVTDPEKFVYEDVAIATYLLILWEEERAERGVTAKQSFVDLGCGNGLLVHILSSEGHPGRGIDVRRRKIWDLYGPQTQLEEGVITPSDETLFPGVDWVIGNHSDELTPWIPVIAARSSYDCRFFVLPCCFFDFVGRYRRRQSRKTQYREYLDFILEVGLSCGFCVQEDCLRIPSTKRACLIGKSRTYLPTAEAWMDEQRTQYLHSRRGHPQSLPGEEHVLSVSRFASSDGGHRTFDAGTECVPEILAAECGAGPPTKGSWLPGFHPREKAEPVRNCATLPRDFIDQVVLQVANLLLGGKKLNTERSQDGSLQTWNGGGSLSLAEVARELDPETLWQLKRECGGLKTLLRNCHQVFEVHNGQVHIRDWRQELQKEKPSEAKRSQSSEAVKTRICWFFAHHPDGCALSAACCPFAHGPEELRPPRMFKKQRPVHSGATSSSEPGH; this is translated from the exons ATGGCGCAGGTGGGCCGTGCGCGCGTGGACGGCCCCGGCGCGCTGCTGCCCGCGGGCTTCTGGAGCGCGGTGGCCGTGTGGGTGGAGAGGCCGCAGGTGGCCAACAAGCGGCTGTGCGGCGCCCGCCTGGAGGCCCGCAGGAAAGCTGCGTGGGCCGAGTCCCGGGGGAGACCGGGGCCCGGGCAGGCTTCCCCCGAGGGGGCCCGCGGCCCGGGGCTGCCAGGGCGGGAGCCGGCCGCCGCAGACCCCGGGCTACGGCCCCTCAAGGCTGGAGCCCGCGACCCCGCCGCGGATCTCGACTCGCTGTGGCAGCGGTTCTCCCCAAGCCTTGCTGACGGCCATCCAGCGATGCTGGCTTTCCTCGCCGGCTCCGGGGCGGGATCGCAGCCAGAAGCACCGGGGGAACTCGAGCTGGTTCTCCGAACCGTCATCCCGAAAACAAGCCCGCATCGCCCGCTTGCAGTGCCGAAGAGGGAGGTGGTCGTGCATG ATGTTCTCAGTGGAACTGTGACTTTCTTACCTTTGGAAGAAGATGACAGGGGGAATTTGGAGGTTAAGAAGAGCAATGTGTATCAGATTCAGCTCAGTCACAGTGACGGAGAATG GTTCatatctgttttaattttctgTCCAGAGAGGTGGTATTCAGATGGCGTTGTTTATCCCAAGCCTACCTGGCTTGGAGGAGAACTtctggccaggctgaccaggTGGGCCGTGGAGAGCAGGAAGAGCGAGCTTAAAAGCACTCTTTCCCTCGTGTCCGTCATGCGCTACAGCAAGGTGTACCAGGAACTTAAAGAGAAGTACAGGAGCATGGTCAAG GTGTGGCCTGAAGTAACAGATCCTGAAAAGTTTGTATATGAAGATGTGGCTATTGCTACCTACCTGCTG aTCCTGTGGGAAGAGGAAAGAGCTGAGAGGGGAGTTACTGCCAAGCAGTCCTTTGTGGACTTGGGGTGTGGAAATGGCCTCCTAGTCCACATCTTGAGCAGTGAGGGG CATCCAGGCAGAGGGATTGATGTCCGAAGAAGAAAAATCTGGGACCTGTATGGACCTCAGACTCAGCTGGAG GAAGGGGTGATCACTCCAAGTGATGAGACCTTGTTCCCTGGTGTTGATTGGGTGATTGGTAACCATTCCGATGAGCTCACCCCTTGGATACCTGTCATCGCAGCCAG GTCTTCCTACGACTGCAGGTTCTTCGTCCTGCCCTGTTGCTTCTTTGACTTTGTGGGGCGATACCGCCGGCGTCAGAGCAGGAAGACGCAGTACCGGGAGTACCTGGACTTCATACTGGAGGTGGGGCTGTCCTGCGGCTTCTGTGTACAGGAGGACTGCCTCAGGATTCCTTCCACCAAGCGG GCCTGCCTCATTGGGAAAAGCAGAACATATCTACCCACTGCAGAGGCTTGGATGGATGAGCAAAGGACACAGTACCTCCATAGCAGGCGGGGTCACCCCCAGAGCCTGCCTGGTGAGGAACATGTACTGTCTGTGTCCCGGTTTGCTTCCAGTGATGGTGGTCACAGAACCTTCGATGCCGGGACTGAGTGTGTGCCTGAGATCCTGGCTGCTGAGTGTGGAGCAGGACCCCCCACCAAAGGGTCCTGGCTGCCTGGGTTCCACCCTAGAGAAAAAGCTGAGCCTGTGAGGAACTGTGCCACTCTCCCTCGAGACTTCATCGACCAGGTGGTTTTGCAGGTGGCAAATTTGTTGTTAGGTGGGAAGAAGTTAAACACAGAAAGATCTCAGGATGGGAGCTTGCAGACCTGGAATGGCGGAG GGAGCCTTTCCTTGGCAGAAGTGGCCAGGGAGCTGGATCCTGAGACACTGTGGCAGCTGAAGCGGGAGTGTGGGGGCCTGAAGACACTGCTCAGGAACTGCCACCAGGTGTTTGAAG TTCACAATGGGCAAGTTCACATTCGTGACTGGCGACAGGAGCTGCAAAAGGAGAAGCCGTCTGAGGCCAAGCGGAGCCAGTCCTCAGAGGCTGTCAAGACACGCATCTGCTGGTTCTTCGCTCACCATCCTGATGGCTGCGCGCTGTCTGCTGCCTGCTGCCCATTCGCCCATGGGCCTGAGGAGTTGCGCCCACCTCGGATGTTCAAGAAGCAAAGGCCGGTCCATTCAGGagccacttcctccagtgagCCAGGCCACTAA